One part of the uncultured Bacteroides sp. genome encodes these proteins:
- the mfd gene encoding transcription-repair coupling factor gives MNISELQSLYAKHPGIGATAKLLEESSVKKIFLGGLCASSAALIFSTLLKSSKKSFVFILGDLEEAGYFYHDLTQINGADKILFFPSSYRRAIKYGQKDAANEILRTEVLSRLQKTEEPLCVVTYPDALAEKVVSRDELIDKTLKLQVGEHVDTGFITEVLYNYGFERVDYVYEPGQYAVRGSIIDVFSFSSEYPYRIDFFGDEVESIRSFEVDTQLSKEKKTSISIVPELTKGVGEEVSFLDFIPEETILGTKDFLWLRERIQAVHDEALSPQAIIAQEQDGQEYVNLEQKLIDGSEFTVRALDFHRMEFGNKPTGTPEAKVDLDFSAQPIFHKNFDLVSSSLKSYLEQNYQIYILSDSAKQTDRIKAIFDDRNDHIPFIAVDKTIHEGFVDNTLRCCFFTDHQIFDRFHKYNLKSDNARSGKVALTLKELNQFQVGDYVVHTDHGVGKFAGLIRIPNGNTSQEVIKLVYQNEDVVFVSIHSLHKVSKYKGKEGEPPRLNKLGTGAWEKLKDRTKSKIKDIARDLIKLYSQRKDEKGFSFSPDSFLQHELEASFIYEDTPDQLKTTQDVKSDMEREMPMDRLVCGDVGFGKTEIAVRAAFKAATDNKQVAVLVPTTVLALQHYKTFSERLKDFPCKVDYLSRARKPNEVKNILNDLKEGKIGVLIGTHKIIGKQVKFKDLGLLIVDEEQKFGVSVKEKLRELKVNVDTLTMTATPIPRTLQFSLMGARDLSVISTPPPNRYPIQTEVHTFNEDIIGEAINFEMSRNGQVFLVNNRIQNIYELEGLIHRLVPDARICVGHGQMEPEKLEKIILDFINYDYDILIATSIIESGIDIPNVNTIIINNAQNFGLSDLHQLRGRVGRGNKKAFCYLLAPPLSSLTPEAKRRLQAIENFSDLGSGIHIAMQDLDIRGAGNMLGAEQSGFIADLGYETYQKILNEAVHELKTDEFAELYAEELAVGEEKISGEGFVQECMVESDLELLFPDEYIPSSSERMLLYRELDSMETDQEVLDFQHRLEDRFGKIPKVGLELMRIVRLRRFAKKLGVEKVFLKAGKMTLFFVNNPDSPYYQSEAFDKVITYLQKYSRNCQLREQHNRRSMIIKNIDDVETAVGILSEMYVM, from the coding sequence ATGAATATATCAGAATTGCAAAGCTTATATGCCAAGCATCCCGGGATTGGGGCTACGGCAAAGCTGCTTGAAGAATCCTCGGTAAAGAAGATTTTTCTGGGAGGCCTTTGTGCCTCTTCTGCAGCTCTTATTTTTTCCACACTTCTTAAAAGTAGCAAAAAATCGTTTGTTTTTATTTTAGGTGACCTCGAGGAAGCGGGATATTTTTATCATGATCTTACTCAGATAAACGGGGCAGATAAGATTTTGTTCTTTCCTTCATCTTATCGTAGAGCAATAAAGTACGGACAAAAGGATGCTGCCAATGAAATTCTTCGTACGGAGGTGTTAAGCCGTTTGCAAAAAACGGAAGAACCTTTGTGTGTCGTGACTTACCCGGATGCGTTGGCCGAAAAAGTTGTTTCGCGTGACGAACTCATCGATAAAACATTAAAATTGCAGGTTGGCGAACATGTTGATACAGGATTCATAACGGAAGTACTGTATAATTACGGTTTTGAACGGGTAGATTATGTTTATGAACCCGGGCAATATGCTGTGCGTGGAAGTATTATCGACGTGTTCTCTTTTTCATCAGAATATCCATATCGTATAGACTTCTTTGGTGATGAAGTGGAAAGTATCAGAAGTTTTGAAGTTGATACTCAGTTATCCAAAGAAAAGAAGACTAGTATTTCGATTGTGCCCGAACTTACAAAAGGGGTAGGCGAGGAAGTTTCTTTCCTGGACTTTATTCCGGAGGAGACAATTCTTGGAACTAAAGATTTCTTGTGGTTACGTGAACGAATTCAGGCTGTACATGATGAGGCTCTTTCTCCACAGGCTATCATTGCACAAGAGCAAGATGGGCAGGAATATGTGAATCTGGAACAAAAGCTGATTGATGGTTCTGAATTTACTGTCCGTGCTTTGGATTTTCATCGCATGGAGTTTGGTAATAAACCAACCGGAACTCCTGAGGCAAAGGTGGATCTTGACTTCTCCGCACAGCCTATTTTTCATAAGAACTTTGATTTGGTAAGTAGTTCGCTGAAGAGTTATCTGGAGCAGAACTATCAGATTTATATATTGTCGGACAGTGCAAAGCAAACGGATCGTATCAAGGCTATTTTTGATGACCGAAACGATCATATTCCTTTTATAGCTGTTGATAAAACTATTCATGAGGGATTTGTTGATAATACGTTGCGCTGTTGTTTCTTTACCGATCATCAGATATTTGATCGTTTCCATAAGTATAACTTAAAGAGTGATAATGCCAGAAGTGGTAAAGTGGCTCTTACTTTGAAGGAGTTAAACCAGTTCCAGGTTGGCGATTACGTTGTACATACCGACCATGGAGTGGGTAAATTTGCCGGATTAATAAGGATTCCAAATGGAAACACTTCTCAGGAAGTAATTAAATTGGTTTATCAGAACGAGGATGTGGTCTTTGTCAGCATCCATTCTTTGCATAAGGTTTCTAAATATAAAGGTAAGGAAGGGGAACCTCCTCGCTTAAACAAGCTGGGAACCGGTGCATGGGAAAAGCTAAAGGATAGAACTAAATCGAAAATAAAGGATATAGCCCGTGATTTGATTAAACTTTATTCGCAACGGAAAGACGAAAAAGGCTTTAGTTTTAGCCCCGATTCATTCCTGCAACACGAACTTGAAGCTTCATTTATTTATGAAGATACACCCGATCAGCTGAAAACTACACAAGATGTGAAGTCGGATATGGAGCGTGAAATGCCAATGGACCGTCTGGTTTGTGGGGATGTTGGTTTTGGGAAAACAGAAATTGCTGTTCGCGCTGCCTTTAAAGCTGCTACGGACAATAAGCAAGTGGCGGTTTTGGTGCCGACTACCGTTTTGGCTTTACAACATTACAAAACATTCAGTGAACGATTAAAGGATTTCCCTTGCAAGGTAGACTATCTAAGTCGTGCCCGGAAACCGAATGAAGTAAAAAATATACTGAACGACCTGAAAGAAGGGAAGATTGGTGTACTGATTGGTACGCACAAAATTATTGGTAAACAGGTTAAGTTTAAGGATCTTGGATTACTCATTGTTGACGAAGAACAGAAATTTGGTGTTTCTGTGAAGGAGAAACTCCGAGAATTAAAGGTAAATGTGGATACGCTGACTATGACGGCAACACCTATTCCCCGAACTTTGCAGTTCTCTTTGATGGGTGCCCGCGATCTTTCGGTTATCAGTACTCCACCGCCTAACCGATACCCTATACAGACAGAAGTTCACACTTTCAATGAAGATATTATTGGTGAGGCTATTAACTTTGAAATGAGCCGAAACGGTCAGGTATTCCTCGTGAATAACCGTATTCAGAACATCTATGAACTGGAAGGGCTCATTCATCGTTTGGTTCCGGATGCCCGCATCTGCGTGGGACATGGACAGATGGAACCTGAAAAACTGGAAAAAATCATTCTTGATTTTATTAATTACGACTATGATATATTGATTGCGACCTCAATTATTGAAAGTGGTATTGATATTCCTAATGTAAACACCATTATCATTAATAATGCGCAGAACTTCGGATTGAGTGATCTTCACCAGTTGCGTGGTCGTGTGGGACGAGGAAACAAAAAGGCATTCTGTTACTTGCTAGCGCCACCGCTTAGTAGTCTGACTCCCGAAGCCAAACGACGTCTGCAGGCTATTGAAAACTTTAGTGATCTTGGCAGTGGTATTCATATTGCCATGCAGGATCTTGATATTCGTGGCGCCGGAAATATGTTGGGGGCTGAGCAGAGCGGTTTTATTGCCGATTTGGGATATGAAACCTATCAAAAGATTTTGAATGAAGCTGTGCATGAGCTGAAGACAGATGAGTTTGCTGAACTTTATGCTGAGGAGCTTGCTGTTGGAGAAGAGAAGATAAGCGGAGAGGGCTTTGTGCAGGAATGTATGGTAGAAAGTGATTTGGAATTACTTTTCCCGGACGAATATATTCCTAGCAGCAGTGAAAGAATGTTGCTTTACCGTGAGCTTGACAGCATGGAAACAGATCAGGAAGTGCTGGATTTCCAACATCGTCTGGAAGATCGATTTGGCAAAATACCAAAAGTAGGGCTCGAACTGATGCGTATTGTTCGTCTTCGCCGTTTTGCAAAGAAGCTGGGAGTAGAAAAAGTATTCCTGAAAGCTGGAAAAATGACGCTTTTCTTTGTCAACAACCCCGATTCGCCATACTATCAATCGGAAGCTTTTGATAAGGTGATTACTTACTTGCAGAAATATTCGCGTAATTGTCAGTTGCGCGAGCAGCATAATCGTAGAAGTATGATTATAAAGAATATTGATGATGTAGAAACAGCTGTTGGTATTCTTAGTGAGATGTATGTTATGTAA
- a CDS encoding YgiQ family radical SAM protein: MKEYRLTDWLPTTKKEVELRGWNEVDVILFSGDAYIDHPSFGAAVIGRILEADGLKVAIIPQPNWRDDLRDFKKLGRPRLFFGIAPGCMDSMVNHYTANRRLRSDDAYTPDGRADMRPDYPTIVYTQILKKLYPDVPVVLGGIEASMRRLTHYDYWQDKLHKSILIDSGADILIYGMGEKPITELCRQMQKDIPFHKITEIPQTVYITSKGDILKGEKENDIFLHSHEECLKDKKKQAENFRHIEEESNKMEASRILQAVDDKVVVVNPPYPPMTEAELDRSFDLPYTRLPHPKYKGKRIPAFDMIKFSVNIHRGCFGGCAFCTISAHQGKFIVSRSKASILKEVKQIVDQPDFKGYLSDLGGPSANMYRMGGKDLKICRKCKRPSCIHPKVCPNLNTDHRPLLDIYHSVDAIKGIKKSFIGSGVRYDLLQYDSKDPEINRSTVEYTRELIAKHVSGRLKVAPEHTSDKVLNFMRKPSFSQFQQFKSTFDKLNKELNMKQQLIPYFISSHPGCKEEDMAELAVITKNLDFHLEQVQDFTPTPMTVSTEAYYTGYHPYTLEPIFTAHNPKEKLAQRQFFFWYQREYKNQIINELRKLGRKDLIDKLYGK, encoded by the coding sequence ATGAAAGAGTACAGATTAACAGATTGGCTACCTACCACTAAGAAAGAAGTGGAGCTACGTGGATGGAATGAAGTAGACGTAATCCTTTTTTCCGGGGATGCTTATATTGACCATCCTTCATTCGGAGCGGCAGTTATCGGACGTATTCTTGAAGCTGATGGGCTTAAGGTAGCAATTATTCCTCAGCCAAACTGGCGTGATGATCTCAGGGATTTTAAAAAGCTGGGACGCCCTCGTCTATTCTTTGGTATTGCTCCAGGATGCATGGACTCGATGGTAAATCATTACACAGCCAACCGCCGACTTAGGTCGGATGATGCTTATACTCCGGATGGCCGTGCTGATATGCGCCCCGACTATCCAACTATTGTCTATACTCAAATTCTAAAAAAATTATATCCTGATGTACCTGTAGTATTGGGAGGAATTGAAGCTTCCATGCGCCGACTTACTCATTATGATTACTGGCAGGATAAACTACATAAAAGTATCTTAATAGACTCTGGTGCTGATATTTTGATATATGGAATGGGTGAAAAACCTATTACTGAGCTTTGTCGGCAAATGCAGAAAGATATCCCGTTTCATAAAATAACAGAGATTCCACAAACGGTATACATTACATCAAAAGGTGATATCCTCAAAGGAGAAAAAGAAAACGATATTTTCCTCCATTCTCACGAAGAATGTCTGAAAGATAAAAAGAAGCAAGCGGAAAACTTTCGTCATATTGAAGAAGAAAGCAATAAGATGGAAGCTTCACGCATACTGCAAGCTGTTGATGATAAAGTGGTAGTTGTTAATCCACCCTACCCTCCTATGACAGAAGCAGAACTGGACCGATCTTTTGATTTGCCATATACACGCCTTCCTCATCCTAAATATAAAGGGAAAAGAATTCCGGCTTTTGATATGATTAAATTTTCCGTTAATATCCATCGGGGATGTTTTGGCGGATGTGCTTTCTGTACCATTTCTGCTCATCAGGGAAAGTTTATTGTTTCACGCAGTAAAGCCTCTATTTTAAAGGAAGTAAAACAGATTGTAGATCAGCCGGATTTCAAAGGATACCTTAGTGATCTTGGCGGGCCATCGGCTAATATGTATCGCATGGGCGGAAAGGATCTTAAGATTTGCAGAAAGTGCAAACGTCCTTCATGCATTCATCCTAAAGTGTGTCCTAACTTAAATACGGATCATCGTCCACTGCTTGATATTTATCATTCGGTAGATGCAATTAAAGGAATAAAAAAATCATTTATCGGTAGCGGAGTACGTTATGACTTGTTACAATACGATAGCAAAGATCCGGAAATAAACCGTTCTACTGTTGAGTATACCCGCGAATTGATTGCCAAACATGTTAGCGGACGCCTCAAGGTAGCTCCGGAACACACTTCAGATAAAGTGCTCAACTTTATGCGAAAGCCTTCTTTCTCACAGTTTCAGCAGTTCAAGAGCACCTTTGATAAATTGAACAAGGAACTTAACATGAAACAGCAGCTGATTCCATATTTCATATCCTCTCACCCGGGATGTAAGGAAGAGGATATGGCTGAGCTGGCTGTTATTACCAAGAATCTGGATTTCCATTTGGAGCAGGTGCAGGACTTTACTCCTACTCCTATGACCGTTTCTACCGAAGCTTATTATACCGGATATCATCCGTACACTTTGGAACCTATTTTCACAGCCCATAATCCGAAAGAAAAATTAGCCCAACGCCAGTTCTTCTTCTGGTATCAACGCGAATATAAAAATCAGATTATTAATGAACTGAGAAAATTAGGCCGAAAAGATTTAATCGACAAGTTATACGGAAAATAA
- a CDS encoding xanthan lyase, translated as MKKKYILFLLLIVFAVKGTAQDIDKNVEERLKNFFENYTCSTAQIGKTNLSNFKIDYDAKKLDIYASESFAYQPFLPEIVEGIYRHISQILPGPVCYFKTTVYSDGKPIEELIPNIYRKRKKDKSRLSGDIDYKGTPWVNNISHPIDISRGLQNRHIALWQSHGKYFKNGNGNETINGDGNGAGKGNGSKNGSGDGKWLWQRPRLFCTSEDLFTQSIVIPYLIPMLENAGANVFTPRERDLQKNEVIVDNDNKQSESLYIEVKNRKRYWNTSDIAGFAQRKSRYQDGENPFKDGTIRYIKTENKKNKAFAEWVPNIPEEGEYAVYVSYQTLPESVSDAKYTVIHKGGATEFTVNQKIGGGTWVYLGTFSFDKGSNDYGMVILSNESKEKGVVCADAVRFGGGMGNISRGGTLSGLPRYLEGARYYAQWSGMPYSIYGDEKRINDYADDINTRSRMINYLSGGSVYNPKEKGVGIPFEMTMALHSDAGYTSNGTTIGSLGVYTTDYNDSKLHSGISRYVSRDLTDIMITQLKLDINSQFDIQWNRRGMWDKNYSETRLPAVPSAILEFLSHQNFTDMTFGHDPNFKFAVGRSIYKSILRFVTSQHDEECVVQPLPVSHFAIKFGKKKNTVNLSWKPVEDPLESSAKPHSYIVYTRIGNFGFDNGVVVEGTSYTAKIEPELIYSFKVTAVNKGGESFPSEILSAYKAKKEKERVLIINGFDRISGPAIVNNTDSAGFDLRKDPGVSYKYNISYCGYQSGFDRKNAGKETQGGLGYSGSELEGLKIAGNTFDYAFIHGKAIQATPGFSFVSCSNEAVESGQIKLNDYKIVDYILGLQKEDSTTIKLINKRYKTFTPKMKELITRYCHKGGNIMVSGSYVGSDMSSNEDRGFTEDVLKYSFESSVQNRISGNIFGLGRTFTIPREMNEKIYSVPSPDCIVPVSNAFPVFKYVDENRSAGTAYKGDYRTFIMGFPFETIDTDTHRAEIMAGILQFLNGR; from the coding sequence ATGAAGAAAAAGTACATTTTATTTCTCCTTTTAATCGTTTTCGCGGTAAAAGGCACAGCACAAGATATAGACAAAAACGTAGAAGAACGTTTAAAAAACTTTTTTGAGAATTACACTTGTTCTACTGCACAAATTGGGAAAACTAATTTAAGCAACTTTAAGATTGACTATGATGCCAAGAAATTGGATATATATGCTTCGGAAAGTTTTGCTTATCAACCGTTTCTTCCCGAAATAGTTGAAGGTATTTATCGCCATATTTCACAGATCTTGCCTGGCCCTGTATGCTATTTTAAAACTACAGTTTACAGTGATGGTAAACCCATTGAAGAACTAATTCCTAACATATACAGAAAAAGAAAGAAAGACAAATCGCGCTTGTCGGGAGATATTGATTATAAAGGAACTCCTTGGGTAAATAACATTTCCCACCCTATTGATATTTCACGAGGATTACAGAACAGACATATTGCGCTTTGGCAAAGTCACGGTAAATATTTCAAAAACGGAAACGGGAATGAGACTATTAACGGGGATGGAAATGGAGCTGGGAAAGGAAACGGTAGTAAAAATGGTTCCGGAGATGGTAAATGGCTATGGCAACGTCCTAGACTATTTTGTACTTCTGAAGATTTGTTTACTCAGTCAATAGTAATTCCATATCTAATACCCATGCTGGAAAATGCAGGGGCTAATGTTTTTACACCTCGTGAAAGAGATCTCCAGAAAAATGAGGTTATAGTTGACAATGATAATAAACAATCAGAATCATTATACATTGAAGTCAAGAATAGAAAGAGATACTGGAACACAAGCGATATTGCTGGATTTGCACAAAGAAAAAGCAGATATCAGGATGGAGAGAATCCATTTAAAGATGGAACTATTCGTTATATAAAGACAGAAAACAAAAAGAACAAAGCTTTTGCTGAGTGGGTTCCTAATATTCCTGAAGAGGGAGAGTATGCAGTTTATGTATCATACCAGACTTTACCGGAAAGTGTTTCGGATGCAAAATATACTGTAATCCATAAAGGTGGAGCAACTGAATTTACTGTAAACCAGAAGATAGGCGGAGGTACATGGGTTTATCTTGGAACCTTTTCCTTTGATAAAGGATCTAACGACTATGGAATGGTTATTTTGAGTAATGAAAGTAAAGAAAAAGGGGTTGTTTGTGCAGATGCTGTGCGTTTTGGCGGCGGTATGGGCAATATTTCTCGTGGAGGAACATTAAGCGGCTTACCTCGCTACCTCGAAGGAGCCCGATATTATGCACAGTGGTCAGGAATGCCTTATTCTATTTATGGAGACGAGAAACGAATAAATGATTATGCCGATGATATAAACACCCGCTCGCGGATGATTAATTACTTATCCGGCGGTTCGGTTTATAATCCAAAAGAAAAAGGAGTTGGAATTCCTTTTGAAATGACAATGGCATTACACAGTGATGCCGGATATACTTCTAATGGCACAACCATAGGCTCTCTCGGAGTATACACAACAGATTATAATGATAGCAAATTGCATTCTGGTATTTCTCGTTATGTATCAAGAGATCTGACTGATATAATGATTACTCAGCTAAAGTTGGACATAAATTCACAGTTCGACATTCAGTGGAACCGCAGAGGAATGTGGGATAAAAACTACAGCGAAACCAGACTTCCGGCTGTGCCTTCTGCAATACTTGAATTTCTATCTCATCAGAACTTTACTGATATGACGTTCGGGCACGATCCGAACTTTAAGTTTGCAGTGGGTCGCTCAATTTATAAATCAATTCTTCGGTTTGTAACTTCACAGCACGATGAAGAATGTGTAGTACAACCCCTACCTGTAAGTCATTTTGCTATAAAGTTCGGGAAAAAGAAGAATACAGTAAATCTTTCATGGAAGCCCGTGGAAGATCCTCTCGAGTCGTCAGCAAAACCACATAGTTATATTGTTTATACCCGAATAGGTAATTTCGGATTCGACAATGGAGTAGTTGTAGAAGGAACATCATATACTGCTAAAATAGAACCTGAATTGATCTATAGTTTTAAGGTAACCGCAGTAAATAAAGGAGGTGAAAGTTTTCCTTCCGAAATTCTTTCAGCATACAAAGCAAAAAAAGAAAAAGAAAGAGTTCTTATTATCAATGGATTTGATAGAATAAGCGGTCCAGCTATAGTAAACAATACCGATTCTGCTGGGTTCGACCTTAGAAAAGATCCGGGAGTGTCTTACAAATACAACATTTCATACTGTGGATATCAATCTGGATTTGACCGTAAGAATGCGGGTAAAGAAACTCAGGGAGGATTAGGTTATAGCGGTAGCGAGCTTGAAGGATTAAAAATTGCGGGAAACACATTCGACTATGCTTTTATACATGGAAAAGCGATACAGGCAACTCCTGGATTTTCGTTTGTTTCATGCAGTAACGAAGCAGTGGAAAGTGGTCAGATAAAGCTAAACGACTATAAGATTGTTGATTATATTCTAGGGTTACAAAAAGAAGATTCTACTACTATCAAGTTAATAAACAAGAGGTATAAGACTTTCACTCCTAAAATGAAAGAGCTCATTACCAGATACTGCCATAAAGGAGGTAATATAATGGTGAGCGGTTCCTACGTTGGTAGTGATATGAGTTCTAACGAAGACAGAGGCTTCACAGAAGACGTACTTAAATACAGCTTCGAAAGCAGCGTGCAAAACAGAATATCCGGAAATATCTTTGGATTGGGACGTACATTTACAATACCAAGAGAAATGAATGAAAAAATTTACTCGGTTCCATCACCCGATTGTATTGTTCCGGTATCAAATGCTTTTCCCGTATTTAAATATGTAGATGAAAACAGAAGTGCAGGTACTGCCTACAAAGGTGATTATCGGACGTTTATCATGGGATTCCCTTTTGAAACAATCGATACAGATACTCATCGGGCAGAAATCATGGCAGGAATACTTCAGTTTTTAAATGGAAGATAG
- a CDS encoding glucosamine-6-phosphate deaminase, with product MKTNLSSQITLNRVSTKYYKPENAFERSVLTRFEKIPTDIYESVDEGAHQIATEIAFTIREKQKAGRFCVMALPGGNSPRSVFDELVRMHREEALSFRNVIVFTLYEYYPLAPDAVNSNLNTLQTMFLDQVDINKQNIFSPDGTIPKDTIFEHCRLYEQRIESFGGIDILLLGIGRVGNIGFNEPGSQANSNTRLILLDNTSRNDAAKLFGGTENVPISSITMGISTILAAKKIFLMAWGDDKAQMIKETVEGKVSDAIPASYLQMHNNTRVAIDLSAASNLTRIQRPWLVTSCEWNDKLIRSAIVWLCMLTKKPILKLTNKDYNENGLSELLALFGSAYNVNIKIFNDLQHTITGWPGGKPNADDTYRPERAKPYPKRVVVFSPHPDDDVISMGGTVRRLVEQKHDVHVAYQTSGNIAVGDEEVVRFMHFINGFNQIFDANSDIIDKKYKEIRTFINSKKEGDFDNADMLRLKGLIRRGEARTACTYAGIKSDHVHFLDLPFYETGKIQKSPISEKDVEIVRALLQEVKPHQIFVAGDLADPHGTHRVCTDSVLAAIDLEKSEKWMKECRIWMYRGAWAEWEIEHIEMAVPISPEELRLKRNTILKHQSQMEGAPFLGNDERLFWQRSEDRNRGTAALYDSLGLASYEAIEAFVEYIPL from the coding sequence ATGAAGACTAATCTAAGTTCACAAATCACACTAAATCGGGTTTCAACAAAATACTACAAACCTGAAAATGCATTTGAACGTTCTGTTCTAACTCGTTTTGAAAAGATCCCTACCGATATTTATGAATCAGTAGATGAAGGTGCCCATCAAATAGCTACAGAAATAGCCTTTACCATCAGGGAAAAGCAAAAGGCTGGACGTTTCTGTGTTATGGCTCTTCCTGGTGGAAATTCTCCACGCTCTGTATTCGATGAATTGGTTCGTATGCATCGCGAAGAAGCTCTTAGTTTTCGCAATGTTATTGTATTTACTCTTTATGAATATTATCCATTAGCACCTGATGCCGTAAACAGCAATCTGAATACACTGCAAACAATGTTTTTAGATCAGGTAGATATTAATAAACAAAATATATTTAGTCCTGATGGTACAATTCCTAAAGATACAATTTTTGAACATTGTCGCTTGTACGAACAAAGAATTGAAAGCTTTGGTGGAATTGATATTTTATTACTAGGTATTGGTCGCGTAGGAAATATTGGTTTTAACGAACCTGGATCACAGGCAAATTCAAATACACGTCTGATTTTATTAGATAATACATCACGCAACGATGCTGCTAAGTTATTTGGTGGAACAGAAAATGTACCTATCAGTTCTATTACAATGGGTATTTCAACCATACTTGCTGCAAAGAAAATATTCCTGATGGCATGGGGAGATGATAAGGCTCAAATGATAAAAGAAACAGTAGAAGGTAAAGTATCTGATGCAATTCCAGCATCATACTTACAGATGCACAACAATACACGTGTTGCTATTGATCTTTCTGCTGCATCAAATCTTACACGTATACAGCGTCCTTGGTTGGTTACTTCTTGCGAATGGAACGATAAACTTATTCGTAGTGCAATTGTATGGCTTTGTATGTTGACTAAAAAACCTATTCTTAAATTAACAAACAAGGATTATAACGAGAACGGTCTAAGCGAGCTATTAGCACTTTTCGGTTCTGCATACAATGTTAATATAAAGATATTTAATGATTTACAGCATACTATTACAGGATGGCCAGGTGGAAAACCAAATGCCGACGATACATACCGTCCAGAACGTGCCAAACCATATCCTAAGCGTGTAGTTGTATTTTCTCCTCACCCAGATGATGATGTAATTTCTATGGGAGGTACCGTAAGACGTCTTGTTGAACAAAAACACGATGTACATGTTGCTTATCAAACATCTGGAAATATTGCAGTTGGTGATGAAGAAGTTGTTCGATTCATGCATTTCATTAACGGATTCAATCAGATTTTTGATGCCAATAGTGATATTATAGATAAGAAATACAAAGAGATAAGAACATTTATCAATAGCAAAAAAGAAGGTGACTTTGATAATGCAGATATGCTTCGTCTTAAAGGATTAATTCGTAGAGGTGAAGCTCGTACAGCTTGTACATACGCAGGTATCAAATCAGATCATGTTCATTTCCTTGACCTTCCTTTTTATGAAACAGGAAAGATTCAAAAATCTCCTATTTCTGAAAAAGATGTTGAAATAGTACGTGCTCTACTTCAGGAAGTGAAACCTCATCAGATTTTTGTGGCAGGTGACTTAGCAGACCCACACGGTACTCACCGTGTTTGTACTGATTCAGTTCTTGCTGCTATTGATTTAGAGAAAAGTGAAAAATGGATGAAAGAATGCCGTATATGGATGTATCGCGGTGCATGGGCAGAATGGGAAATTGAACACATTGAAATGGCTGTTCCAATTTCTCCAGAAGAATTGAGACTGAAGAGAAATACTATTTTGAAGCATCAGTCACAAATGGAAGGTGCACCGTTCCTTGGTAATGACGAACGTTTATTCTGGCAACGTTCTGAAGATCGTAACCGCGGAACTGCAGCATTATACGATAGTTTAGGATTAGCATCCTATGAAGCAATCGAAGCATTTGTAGAATATATACCTCTATAA
- a CDS encoding amidohydrolase: MKTALRISLAQIDIVWENIQENLRRLEIKLQALSGKTDLVVLPEMFSTGFTMQSHLFAETINGNTISTLRKWATKYNLALAGSFICYENKAYYNRAFFLAPNNEEHFYDKRHLFRMGNEPKHFSAGNKRCIFYWQGWKICLLICYDLRFPVWSRNVINEYDLLIYVANWPASRSRVWDTLLCARAIENQSYVCGVNRIGNDAMGISYNGGSALYNMRGENLVNFNKNEEGIRTVNLEIDSLRSFRTKFPAWRDADFFSL; encoded by the coding sequence ATGAAGACGGCTTTGCGTATTTCACTGGCACAGATAGACATAGTGTGGGAAAACATACAAGAGAATCTTCGCAGACTTGAAATAAAACTTCAGGCATTAAGCGGAAAGACAGATCTTGTTGTGTTACCAGAAATGTTTTCAACCGGTTTTACTATGCAGAGCCATCTTTTTGCTGAAACGATTAATGGAAATACCATTTCCACTCTAAGGAAATGGGCCACAAAATATAATTTGGCTCTTGCAGGGAGTTTTATCTGTTATGAAAACAAAGCATATTACAATAGAGCTTTTTTTCTGGCTCCCAATAATGAAGAACACTTCTATGACAAACGTCATCTTTTTAGGATGGGCAATGAACCCAAACATTTCTCAGCTGGAAACAAACGCTGTATTTTCTACTGGCAGGGATGGAAAATATGCTTGTTAATCTGTTATGATTTACGTTTTCCTGTATGGTCGAGAAATGTAATTAATGAATATGATCTTCTTATTTATGTAGCTAACTGGCCTGCCAGTCGTAGTCGTGTCTGGGATACATTATTATGTGCACGTGCCATTGAAAATCAAAGCTATGTATGTGGCGTTAATCGTATAGGTAATGATGCTATGGGAATTTCATATAATGGTGGATCTGCTCTTTATAATATGAGAGGAGAAAATCTTGTTAACTTCAATAAAAATGAAGAAGGGATTCGTACCGTCAACCTTGAGATAGACTCCCTCCGTTCTTTTCGAACCAAGTTTCCTGCGTGGCGCGATGCAGATTTCTTCTCTTTATAA